The Antennarius striatus isolate MH-2024 chromosome 23, ASM4005453v1, whole genome shotgun sequence genome has a segment encoding these proteins:
- the nit1 gene encoding deaminated glutathione amidase has translation MIRCILGASAKYSTFIATLKQRIKLEHKMSTSPRPVVAVCQVSSTPDKKVNLSACKQLVEEAKERGASMVFLPECFDYVGSSWEETLSLCESLTGDTISQYSQLARKLDIWLSLGGFHERGPEWESDRRAYNTHIIINDKGNIVSVYRKAHLFDVELPEKGISLKESSITIPGPSLVHPVQTPIGKVGLGICYDLRFPEFSVALQRHGAEILTYPSAFTVPTGAAHWEVLLRARAIEAQCFVLAAAQVGRHTEKRSSYGHALVVDPWGEVLGDCGGEGPGMTLVEIDMEKLRSTRRNMPVQQHRRDTKFYFSLDET, from the exons ATGATCAGGTGCATTTTAGGAGCGTCTGCCAAATATTCCACCTTTATTGCAACCTTGAAACAGCGAATCAAGCTGGAACACAA GATGTCGACCTCACCGCGGCCTGTGGTTGCGGTGTGCCAGGTGTCATCCACGCCCGACAAAAAGGTCAACCTCTCTGCCTGTaagcagctggtggaggaagCCAAGGAAAGAGGGGCCAGCATGGTTTTCCTGCCAGAGTGCTTCGACTACGTTggatccagctgggaggagacgtTGTCTTTGTGTGAGAGCCTGACAGGAGACACAATCTCCCAGTACTCTCAGCTAGCCAG GAAGTTGGACATTTGGTTGTCTCTTGGGGGATTTCATGAACGAGGACCTGAATGGGAGTCTGACAGACGCGCCTACAACACTCACATTATAATAAACGATAAAG GTAACATCGTGTCAGTCTACAGGAAGGCCCACTTGTTTGATGTGGAACTGCCAGAAAAAGGCATTTCCTTAAAAGAAAGTTCCATTACCATCCCTGGACCTTCTCTTGTGCATCCGGTTCAAACTCCCATCGGAAAG GTTGGTCTGGGTATCTGCTATGATCTGAGATTTCCCGAGTTTTCAGTAGCTCTGCAGAGACATGGGGCCGAGATTCTGACGTACCCATCAGCCTTTACTGTCCCTACAGGAGCTGCTCACTGGGAG GTGTTACTCCGTGCACGAGCGATAGAAGCCCAGTGTTTTGTCCTGGCGGCGGCGCAGGTTGGCCGGCACACCGAGAAGCGCTCATCGTATGGCCACGCCCTGGTGGTGGACCCTTGGGGCGAGGTGCTGGGCGACTGTGGAGGGGAGGGGCCAGGCATGACACTGGTGGAGATTGACATGGAGAAGCTCAGGAGCACCAGGAGAAACATGCCGGTCCAACAGCACCGCAGAGACACCAAGTTCTATTTCAGCCTCGATGAGACATGA